The stretch of DNA GGCCAGCGTTTTACCGGAAGACTTAATGGCTTTTGGGTTAATTCCAGAGTTAATCGGGCGACTACCCATTACCGTTCGCCTAAATGACTTAGACTTAACTTCGCTCATCGACGTACTTACAAAACCGAAGGACGCTTTGGTACATCAGTACCAGGAGCTCTTCGCTCTTGAAGGGGTCTCCCTAGTGTTCACTAAGGAGTGTTTAACTGAAATAGCTCGCCGGGCACAAAGCTTTGGCACGGGCGCTAGAGCTCTTCGTTCAATCATGGAAAACCTTCTTCTTGACCTTATGTTCGAAGTGCCCGGCAATAACATTACTGAACTTATTTTGGAGCCTGATTCTATGGACAAGCCGAAAACTATCCTCGCAGAAGCCAGAAGGAGAAACACAGCTTAACCCTAGCCGCTCTTAGATCTATTTACAGCCGTCACCACCCTCTCCACCGCCCGGTCTACATCAACTTCTGTAATTCCTCGACCGAATGAAAAGCGGACGCTTGACATCGCTTCGTCAGGAGTCATTCCCATATCGGTTAGAACCTGACTAGGCTTAAAACTGCCGGCGGAGCATGCTGAACCAATACTAGCCGATATACCTTCTAAATCTAGATTCATTAGTAGTGATTGTCCATCTACATTGCGAAAGTATAGGTTCGAGTGTTTAGGACTTCTCACTCCACCCCGACCATTAATCACTGGGGAAACGGCTTTTGAAACATTATTCTCGAATCGATCCCGCAATCTGCGAATCTTGTCAGCCTCGGAATGCACATCTTGGGATGCAAATAACGCTGCTGAACCCATCCCTACTACCGCGGGAGTATTTATAGTACCCGGTCTTATCCCTTGTTCCTGTGACCCTCCGAATAGGATAGGGTCTATCTCGACATCCTCACGAAAATACAATACGCCAACACCCTTTGGACCATAAATTTTGTGTCCAGAAAGACTGAGAATATCGACCCCTAGTTCCACTACGTTGAGATCCAGAGAGCCAAATGCTTGGACCGCGTCACAAAAAAGCAAAATTCCCTGCTTGCGCGTTATTTCTGATATCTTAGCGATGTCTGTCACGACACCTGTTTCACTGTTTACATACATCAAGGCAACTAGAGACGTGTCCGGCTTTAATGCTCTCTGGACAGCCTCAGCAGTAATGGTTCCTGTACTGTCCGGTTTTACATAATCTAGCTGAAAGCCCTTATTCTTAAGCTGCCTGGTGGCCTCTAAAACAGATGGGTGCTCCAACTTTGTTGTCAGGACCCTCCCTGGCGGCCCTTGATGCATCACCGATCGAATTGCGAGGTTATTAGCTTCAGTTGCTCCTGATGTGAATACCACTTGACCACCAAGAGCTCCTATCGCCCTTAAGACGTTTTCTCGGGAATCTTCTACTGCCCGTCTGGCTACCTGTCCCAATCTATGAACTGATGAAGGATTAGCAAAACATTCAGTCCAGAAAGGAGACATAACCTTTCCAACGCGACGGTCCAAGGGGGTTGTGGCCGCAAAGTCTAGATAAATATTGTCTGGTGTCAGGTGACTCTAGCAAACTGCTCAGGTAAGGGACCGAGCTGTAAAAGTGAACCATCGTCCAAAAGGTCAGAAATTTTGGTTTCTGAAAGAACAGACCTTACCGCTGCATCAACCTGATGCCAGAGATCCTCTGTCGAACACTGTCCTACCCGGTCACAAGCCTCTTTATCTTCTATGCAAATGACAGGGGCAAGAGTACCCTCAAGTAATTCTACGACTTCAAGAGCCTCCAATTCTAACGGGGATCTCTTCATTCTGTAACCACCACGTGCACCTCGTACAGATTCTACAAGGCCAGCCTTTCGCAAGACGGAGAAAATTTGCTCCAAGTATTGGTGACTCAACCCCTGGCGCACTGAAACCACTTTCAGGCTCGTTGGACGTTCGCCGCCTTTAGCGATTTCGACGAGAGCCCGCATTCCATATTGAGCACGAGTTGAAATCCACATAGAACCCTCCAATCGCCTAAGGGTTAGGAAAACACCGGACAGTATATCGAGAGCGAGCCGGTTGGGTCAAACAACAGGGGAATCATCTTTTTTCCCTTTAGGCCTTGGCTACGTAATTGTGTCAGGTGGAATTTGTCAAAGAATCTCCTGGATTAAGCAGCTCTTTGTTCCCTTATCCACAGAACTCAACACAAGATACAGAGTTTCTTATCCCTGTCCCAAAGTTGAGAGAAATTCGGCATTAGTATCAGTACGCTCAAGTCTTGATAACAGCATTTCCATGGCTTCTGATACCCCCATATCGCTAATCACTTTACGGAGTAACCACATCTTTGCGAGTATATCTTCACTAAGCAAAAGATCCTCTCTTCTAGTCCCAGACTTCAGAATATCAATGGCGGGGAAAATCCTGCGTTCCTCAAGTCGCCTGGAAAGATGCAGTTCCATATTTCCTGTACCCTTAAACTCCTCAAAGATGACATCATCCATGCGCGAACCTGTTTCCACTAACGCTGTGGCAAGGATAGAAAGAGAGCCACCACCACGAATATTTCTTGCAGCCCCAAGAAATCTCTTTGGCCAATGTAGTGCGTTAGAATCTAAACCACCAGAAAGGGTCCTACCTGTCGCTGGAATCACAAGGTTGTTAGCCCTTGCTAGGCGTGTTATTGAATCGAGCAGAACCATAACATGGCCACCCTCTTCTACTATTCTTCTCGATCTTTCGTGCACAAATTCAGCAACCCGGATGTGATTAGAAGGGGGCTCATCAAAGGTGCTAGCTATCACCTCGACACCATCAACAGATTCCCGAAAATCCGTTACTTCCTCCGGACGCTCATCTACGAGCAAAACAATTACCTTAATATCATCTTCATTGGTAACCACCGAATTAGCTATCTGCTTAAGGAGAGTTGTTTTCCCTGCCTTCGGTGGAGCGACTATTAATCCTCGCTGACCTCGCCCGATCGGAGCAAGTAGGTCTATAACGCGGGCAGAAAGTTCCTTCGGTTCTGTTTCGAGAACAACTCTGTGCTCTGGAAAAGTCGGAATCAGATCGTCAAATCGAGGTCTCTTTGAAGCCTTAAAGGGGTCAACCCCGTTAACCGCTTCAACGCGAATAAGCGTTCCGTACCGTTCATTGTCACGTGGTCGCCGCGATTTTCCAAGAATAAAATCGCCAGTTCGCAACTTAAATTGTTTAATTAGTCCTGCTGAAACAATTACTGAGCGAGTATTATTCTGAAGCAAAGATTCTTGAAGAAACCCGTAACCATCAGAAGAAATCTCTAAATACCCCTTCACTAATTTAAGGCCTTCACCCTCTACGCTTAGCTCCAGGATGCTAATCACAAGCTCATCAGTATCCATTTTTCGGTAGTCTTTAAGATCCATTTCCTTAGCTAAAATGTGCAGCTCTGGGAGAATCTTTGATTGCAGGTCCTTAAAATTCAGACTTTGCTTACGGTTACCACGACCCCGTCTATTACGTGACCGCTCAGACGTTTTCTTATCTTGAGCCTCGCCTTCAACAGTACCTTCAGGCGATTCAGCCTTAATACCTACATCTTCCTTTTCTTGTTCCACTGTTTCTGAAAGCACTTTTTTCTTCTCTGTCGCGCCAGTACCCTCAACTTCAACCTTTGTCCGGTTACGGGACCGTCGCTTGGGCTTTTCCTCACCAACCTCATCGTTTATCGTAGCCGAGGGCCCATCAGTCTTACCACGAGGACTCATTGCAACTTCCTTTCTCACTGTTTGCCTGCTTCATTGCAGCTTCAGATGAACCGAAGTTATCGGTTAAACGCCTGGCTTCCCTTCATGGGACTTGAAGCGGAGGCAGCCCCTTTAATCTATTTTTCTCAGCCAAAAACCCAACAAAATACTTTAGGCATGGCAATTAAAACTGTGGGACTGGTATAGTCTGGAAAACAGGGGATAATTAAAACTATCCATAACTGTTATATGTTGATTATACAGGAAGCCAGGTTCCTGTAAAGCCTTCCGGCCAACAAAGTTATAATTCCGCAGATAAAAGACCTTTCACGCCAGCTATAAGGCCGATTTAACTATCAATCAAAATATGTCTTTACGAGAGCCGTTACCCTTCTATCCAATGATTTTCAAAAACCACACTGTTTGAATCAAGTTGGGTGCGGAGGCGCTCAACAGCTTGCGACCTCGACTTATTGTTTCTGATGTTACATATTTGAGCCAATAAATGTTACTCAGTTTCTTATCTCTAAATTTTAACTTTGGCGTTTCAACCAAGCCTGCTACAGGTACATAGGTTTTGTTTTTGAACTCACTCAATTACGTAGTGCCTTACAAACTTAATTTAGTTCCTGCGGTTAATTGCCATTATCAATACTACTGAATAAATCTTTCGCAAAGAATGATAATCCGCTAGCACTTATAACTTCCCAGTATCTAGCACCTTTGACCAGGGGCAGTATAGAATGTCCAAGGCTCGTTAATCATTAACCAACACGAGACTTCCGAAACCCCTTCAGGAGGAATTTATGCGAATCGGAATTAACGGTTTCGGCCGGATAGGGCGCCAGATTTTTCGCCTTGCTCATGGGCGAGGCCTGAATATAACTATGATAAATGACCTAACGGACATTGACACTCTAGCTACCTTACTGAAATACGACTCCAACTATGGTCGCTTTCCCGGCGAAATTACAGTGGAGGATAAGACCTATATTGTCGTGGACGGTAAACGCATTAAGGCAACCGCCTGTCGTAATCCAAGTGATATCCCGTGGCAAGACGTGGAAACTGACGTAGTAGTAGAATCCACTGGGTTTTTCTCAAAGCGAGATCAGGCTGCCATGCACCTTCAAGCAGGAGCTAGAAAGGTTTTGATTAGTGCTCCTTCTGGAGATGCAGATTTCGATATTATGATGGGTGTAAACGAAACCGAATACAACAGCGATTCAGGAGATGTAATTTCAAACGCCTCTTGCACCACTAATTCCCTTGCACCAATCATGGCTATTCTTGACACCGCTTTCGGGATAGAACGAGCGATGATGACAACGATACATAGTTACACCAACGATCAAAATATCCTGGATAGCCCCCACAGTGACCTTAGAAGGGCCCGTAATGCTGCTTCTAACATCATCCCAACCACGACTGGTGCTGCAAAAGCTGTTGGCAAAGTCCTTCCGCAACTGAACGGCGTCTTTGATGGTGTTGCTGTTAGGGTCCCGACATCAACCGGCTCAATATCTGACGTCACCACCCTTCTGCGTCGCGAAGTTACCGCTGACGAACTCAACGCCACCGTTCATCAAGCTTCGCAAGGTGACTACAAAGGAATCATAGAGTACACAGAAGATCCGATAGTTTCATCAGACATAGTACAGAATCCGGCATCCGCGATTTTTGATTCTCAACTCACAAAAACAATGGGGAACATGGCAAAGTTCTTTGTGTGGTACGACAACGAGTGGGGTTATGCCAATCGCATGGTGGATGTCTTAGAGGTTCTCGGAGATAACCTCTAAGACATCCACCAATAAAGTGCATTACACTGGCAATCTCCGCACGCTAGATGATATAGATCCTTCAGGAAAACGGATATTATGTCGGGTTGACTTTAACGTCCCGCTTTCCAATGGATTAGTTTTGGATGAAACCCGTATTCAGGCTGCACTACCGACTATTCGGGAACTACTTTCTCGAGGAGCTACCCTTATCCTACTTAGTCACTTAGGTAGGCCCACTAAAGTAACTGCTGATCTTCGACTGAAACCGATTGCCCTTCTCCTCAGCAAGTTTCTTGGGCAGGAAGTACGTTACGCCCCTACCGATGGACCTGGATCACCTGAACAGCAAACTTTTGTGGCAAACGCGTCCCCAGGTAGCGTGACCCTCCTTGAAAATACTAGGTTTGATAACCGAGAAATACATAATGATCAAGCACTGTCCCGGATCCTAGCTAGTTATGCTTCGTTCTTTGTGAATGATGCATTTGGGACAGCTCATCGGGCACATGCTAGCACTGAAGGCGTTGCCCATCTATTACCCTCGACAGCTGGTCGACTTTTAGAACTAGAACTGACCAATCTAGGGGGCTTACTTGATTCTCCTCAAAGGCCATTCAAAATGATAATGGGCGGAGCGAAAGTATCTGACAAAATTGATGTTATGGCCAATCTACTCTCACACATCGACGAATTATTTATTGGCGGCGCTATGGCCTATACCCTAATCTTGGCCCAGGGGGGACAGATCGGCAAATCATTAGCCGAGAAAGACAAAATAGATATCGCAAACAAACTTTTACTCCAAGCCAAAAGGAAATCCGTAACGATTCACCTCCCTGAAGATTCTGTTTGTGCTCGTCACATTACTCCGGACGTTACGACAGAAACTTACTCTTCTAATGACATTCCAAGCAACATGATGGGCTTAGATGCTGGGCCAAAGGCAGTAGCTTCTTTTAAAAAGAATTTATTTGGGGCAGGGACTGTCCTCTGGAATGGTCCTTTAGGCGCCTTCGAAACCTCCCCATTTGATAATGGTACCCGGGCCGTAGCAAGAACCGTTGCAGAATTAGATGCATTCACTGTCGTTGGCGGTGGCGACAGTATCGCAGCAATTCGTGCTGCTGGCGTATCCCACAAAATTGATCACATCTCAACCGGCGGTGGGGCCTCTCTAGAATTTCTTGAAGGTAAGATCCTACCTGGCATAGCCACTCTCACCATCAGATAAACCAGTAGCTAGTTAGAAGTACTTGTCACAATGAGAGATCAACCTAACATCAAGTGCGAATGATTCTACTGTCTTCTTTTCACTGCTGTCTTATCTTTAAGAATGCTGCGCTTAAAATTTCCCGAAGAGACTTTTCATCCTCTAGGCCCCTAGTTGTTTCAACACGAACTCTAGCTTTGTGAGCAGAAACAACATCGTGGCGACCTGCTAACCATCTACCCAGCTTAAGAGCAGCTTCTTTTAGATCCAGCGTAGGTATCGGATACACCTCACGGACTGGCAAACCTGATACTGAAACGAAAACCAGTCTAGCTTCAATAACCCCACCACGTGCACTAAGTATTACTTGGTCTAGATCGTGATCGGTTACCATCAGTTAGCAAATCCCAGTCACTAATACTTCGATCTAATATTATAAATATCGACACATTTCACGCAGATTCGTCTCCCAATTCGAAAGCATCATGGACCACCCGAAGCGCTTGAACGGCAAAAGCCTCCGGAATCACAACTGAGACGCGGACCTCGCTGGTAGAAATCATCTCGATATTGGCACCAACAGAGGAAACGGCATCGAACATCTTAGCTGGGATACCGGGCGTAGAACCAACCGCTATACCAACTATGGATAACTTGGCAATTCCAAGATCTACTTCTGCTCTACCCCCAAGACGATGAAGCACGGGAGTAATCGCTTCCATAGCTGCATCAACGTTGTCCTCTCTGACCGTAAATGACATCTGCTGTCGGCTACTATCGGCTCCTGGAACACCCTGGATAATCATATCCACCCCGATACTTGCCGCCCCAAGAGCCGAGAATAGTTCCGCAGCAACACCGGGCTGATCTGGAACTTCTACTACATTTATCCTGGCGTGCTTCTGATCTAATGCAACCCCAGTAACAGACTTATCGGTTTTCACGTTTCCCTCCGCATCGTTACCTAGAACAAGAGTTCCTGGGTTATAACTGAATGATGACCTGACATGTACGGTAACGCCGTATCTTCTGGCATACCACACGCTAACTGGATGGAGCACATCAGCTCCCAAAGCAGCCATCTCTAGCATTTCCTGATAATCAATTCGGTCTAGCTTCTTGGCGCCCGGGACAATATGAGGATCAGTAGTGTAAACCCCTTCAGTATCTGTATAGATTTCACAAACTCTTGCCCCTAAAGCTGCCGCCAGCGCCACAGCTGTTGTATCAGAACCTCCCCGTCCAAACGTAGTTATGTCGCCTTTCTCAGTCACACCCTGAAACCCAGCTACTACAACCGCATCGTATTTCTTGAGGGCTTCTCTCACATACTTAGGGCTAACCTCAATTATCTGAGCTCTACCATGGTTGCTATTAGTCAAAAACCCAGCTTGACCCCCTGTAAACGATCTAGCCGAAATGCCAAGTTCAGATAACGCCAAGACCAAAAGAGCCATGGATTGTTGCTCACCAGAAGCCAGAAGAACATCCAGCTCTCTCAACGTTGGCCGTAACGAAATCTCGAGGGCCATACCCATTAGCTGGTCAGTGCTATGTCCCATCGCTGAGACTGTCACTACTACCTTCTGGCCTTTTTCAACCTCATGAGCAATGCGGCCTGCCACCTTTGTGATACGTTCTATATCACCAACGCTAGTGCCGCCGTATTTTTGCACAACTAACGGAGGAGTAGCGTTTGGTAACTCTTCGGCACGTTCCATAGAGAATGAGGATACCCTCACTCAGTCCTGCCGTAAAGGTGTCCCCATGGAAGGAACAAGATGGTAGCGAGACGAACTTCATCATTACGAGTCGCCGTTATAGGGGCCGGACCCTCGGGGTTTTATGCTACCGAATCACTCCTAAGGCACCATGAGTCGGTAGAAATTGACTTAATCGAACGACTGCCAACCCCGTATGGCCTAGTCCGCTACGGTGTAGCACCAGACCATCAAAAGATAAAATCGGTTACTAAGCTGTATGATCGAACCGCTAACAACCCAAGGGTCCGTTTTCTCGGAAACGTCGAATATGGGAAAGACTTGGATCATATCGACCTAGAACGCTACTACCACGCTACCGTTTTCGCAGTAGGATCCCCGGCTGATCGAAGATTGGGCATCGACGGAGAAGATCTTCAAGGGAGTCTTTCAGCTACCGAATTTGTAGCCTGGTACAATGGTCATCCAGACTATATTAATTTACAACCAAACATGCATGCTTCTTCCGTAGCAATAATAGGCATGGGCAATGTGGCGGTCGACGTAGCTAGAATACTTGCAAAATCGGTAGACGAGCTCAGGGAAACCGACATGGCAAACCACGCCCTCGAAGCTTTAGCTGAAAGCAAAATAAAGCGCATTTACATGATTGGACGTAGAGGTCCAGTTCAAGGGAAATTCACTTCGCAAGAGTTACGGGAACTGGGTAATCTCAAAAACGCAAACCTAATTCTTGATCCAAAACAACTCGAACTTGACCTCGCTAGTACCCAAACAGTCGAAACAAGTCCCTTGGCAAAACGTAACCTCGCTATCTTAAATGAATTGAGTACTTCCTCACAAGAAACAAAATCTCGGGAGCTACACCTAACTTTTCTTGCTTCGCCACAAAAGATTGTAGGTACCAATAACGTCGAAGCTATCAATTTAGAAATCAACCGCCTCGAAACTGGTTCCGAAGGGTATATCCGTGCCATCGGAACAGGGAAAACCTTTCAATTGCAAGCACAGATGATACTTAAGTCCGTCGGATATAAGGGTACGCCGCTTAAGGGCTTGCCATTCGACTTTGAACGCAACATAATCCCAAATGCAAAAGGAAGGATTATTGATAGTGCTGGCGGTAAACCTTTAAGAGGAAAGTATGTTACTGGCTGGATAAAGCGTGGTCCCACAGGTGTAATCGGCACGAATAAAGCTGATGCCCTAGAAACCGTAAAAGGACTTCTAGACGATGAACTACCTTCACCAAACAATATCAACACAAAGCCACAGGCTATCACCGACCTCCTAAAAGCCAGGGGGGTGCTATACGTAGAATTTAGCGACTGGCAAAAACTCGATACGTTTGAAACTGAATTGGGCTCAGCAGAAAATAGACCGCGAGTGAAAGTGACCAATTCTGCCCAGATGTTAAGGATTAGCGGTGTTCAATAAGACATTATTAGAATATTAGGCCTTGCTGAAATCCCTCACTTTCCATTTTGT from Trueperaceae bacterium encodes:
- the gap gene encoding type I glyceraldehyde-3-phosphate dehydrogenase, with the protein product MRIGINGFGRIGRQIFRLAHGRGLNITMINDLTDIDTLATLLKYDSNYGRFPGEITVEDKTYIVVDGKRIKATACRNPSDIPWQDVETDVVVESTGFFSKRDQAAMHLQAGARKVLISAPSGDADFDIMMGVNETEYNSDSGDVISNASCTTNSLAPIMAILDTAFGIERAMMTTIHSYTNDQNILDSPHSDLRRARNAASNIIPTTTGAAKAVGKVLPQLNGVFDGVAVRVPTSTGSISDVTTLLRREVTADELNATVHQASQGDYKGIIEYTEDPIVSSDIVQNPASAIFDSQLTKTMGNMAKFFVWYDNEWGYANRMVDVLEVLGDNL
- a CDS encoding transcription termination factor Rho, which produces MNFKDLQSKILPELHILAKEMDLKDYRKMDTDELVISILELSVEGEGLKLVKGYLEISSDGYGFLQESLLQNNTRSVIVSAGLIKQFKLRTGDFILGKSRRPRDNERYGTLIRVEAVNGVDPFKASKRPRFDDLIPTFPEHRVVLETEPKELSARVIDLLAPIGRGQRGLIVAPPKAGKTTLLKQIANSVVTNEDDIKVIVLLVDERPEEVTDFRESVDGVEVIASTFDEPPSNHIRVAEFVHERSRRIVEEGGHVMVLLDSITRLARANNLVIPATGRTLSGGLDSNALHWPKRFLGAARNIRGGGSLSILATALVETGSRMDDVIFEEFKGTGNMELHLSRRLEERRIFPAIDILKSGTRREDLLLSEDILAKMWLLRKVISDMGVSEAMEMLLSRLERTDTNAEFLSTLGQG
- a CDS encoding Rrf2 family transcriptional regulator — protein: MWISTRAQYGMRALVEIAKGGERPTSLKVVSVRQGLSHQYLEQIFSVLRKAGLVESVRGARGGYRMKRSPLELEALEVVELLEGTLAPVICIEDKEACDRVGQCSTEDLWHQVDAAVRSVLSETKISDLLDDGSLLQLGPLPEQFARVT
- the pgk gene encoding phosphoglycerate kinase, with the translated sequence MHYTGNLRTLDDIDPSGKRILCRVDFNVPLSNGLVLDETRIQAALPTIRELLSRGATLILLSHLGRPTKVTADLRLKPIALLLSKFLGQEVRYAPTDGPGSPEQQTFVANASPGSVTLLENTRFDNREIHNDQALSRILASYASFFVNDAFGTAHRAHASTEGVAHLLPSTAGRLLELELTNLGGLLDSPQRPFKMIMGGAKVSDKIDVMANLLSHIDELFIGGAMAYTLILAQGGQIGKSLAEKDKIDIANKLLLQAKRKSVTIHLPEDSVCARHITPDVTTETYSSNDIPSNMMGLDAGPKAVASFKKNLFGAGTVLWNGPLGAFETSPFDNGTRAVARTVAELDAFTVVGGGDSIAAIRAAGVSHKIDHISTGGGASLEFLEGKILPGIATLTIR
- a CDS encoding NADP oxidoreductase → MVARRTSSLRVAVIGAGPSGFYATESLLRHHESVEIDLIERLPTPYGLVRYGVAPDHQKIKSVTKLYDRTANNPRVRFLGNVEYGKDLDHIDLERYYHATVFAVGSPADRRLGIDGEDLQGSLSATEFVAWYNGHPDYINLQPNMHASSVAIIGMGNVAVDVARILAKSVDELRETDMANHALEALAESKIKRIYMIGRRGPVQGKFTSQELRELGNLKNANLILDPKQLELDLASTQTVETSPLAKRNLAILNELSTSSQETKSRELHLTFLASPQKIVGTNNVEAINLEINRLETGSEGYIRAIGTGKTFQLQAQMILKSVGYKGTPLKGLPFDFERNIIPNAKGRIIDSAGGKPLRGKYVTGWIKRGPTGVIGTNKADALETVKGLLDDELPSPNNINTKPQAITDLLKARGVLYVEFSDWQKLDTFETELGSAENRPRVKVTNSAQMLRISGVQ
- a CDS encoding cysteine desulfurase NifS, which produces MTPDNIYLDFAATTPLDRRVGKVMSPFWTECFANPSSVHRLGQVARRAVEDSRENVLRAIGALGGQVVFTSGATEANNLAIRSVMHQGPPGRVLTTKLEHPSVLEATRQLKNKGFQLDYVKPDSTGTITAEAVQRALKPDTSLVALMYVNSETGVVTDIAKISEITRKQGILLFCDAVQAFGSLDLNVVELGVDILSLSGHKIYGPKGVGVLYFREDVEIDPILFGGSQEQGIRPGTINTPAVVGMGSAALFASQDVHSEADKIRRLRDRFENNVSKAVSPVINGRGGVRSPKHSNLYFRNVDGQSLLMNLDLEGISASIGSACSAGSFKPSQVLTDMGMTPDEAMSSVRFSFGRGITEVDVDRAVERVVTAVNRSKSG
- a CDS encoding aspartate kinase, yielding MERAEELPNATPPLVVQKYGGTSVGDIERITKVAGRIAHEVEKGQKVVVTVSAMGHSTDQLMGMALEISLRPTLRELDVLLASGEQQSMALLVLALSELGISARSFTGGQAGFLTNSNHGRAQIIEVSPKYVREALKKYDAVVVAGFQGVTEKGDITTFGRGGSDTTAVALAAALGARVCEIYTDTEGVYTTDPHIVPGAKKLDRIDYQEMLEMAALGADVLHPVSVWYARRYGVTVHVRSSFSYNPGTLVLGNDAEGNVKTDKSVTGVALDQKHARINVVEVPDQPGVAAELFSALGAASIGVDMIIQGVPGADSSRQQMSFTVREDNVDAAMEAITPVLHRLGGRAEVDLGIAKLSIVGIAVGSTPGIPAKMFDAVSSVGANIEMISTSEVRVSVVIPEAFAVQALRVVHDAFELGDESA